A single Lactuca sativa cultivar Salinas chromosome 8, Lsat_Salinas_v11, whole genome shotgun sequence DNA region contains:
- the LOC111908374 gene encoding synaptotagmin-5 gives MGTLEVKLIQAQGLTNKDLIGKSDPFAKLYTRNLHSMMQTSKVIDNHLNPIWNEHFEFVVEDTSTQHLTIEVHDEDKLQTSELIGCAQVKLSELEPGNVKDVWLKLVKNLESYRDNEDQGKVHLELLYCPDGVINPFSSNFSMTFLEKVPKDTSGVENGDEKRMIITKGVLCVTVISAEDLPSADLMGKADPFVVLTMKKTGTKNKTRVINEDLNPIWNESFEFVVEEGLHDLLIAEVWDHDTFGKDYMGRCILTLTRVILEGEYEDSIQVEGAKSGKLNLNLKWLAQPN, from the exons ATGGGGACATTGGAGGTGAAGCTTATACAAGCACAAGGTCTGACTAATAAAGATCTTATCGGGAAATCCGATCCATTTGCCAAGTTGTATACACGCAATTTGCATAGTATGATGCAAACCAGCAAAGTTATT GACAATCATCTGAATCCGATTTGGAATGAACATTTCGAGTTTGTAGTTGAAGATACTTCCACCCAACACTTGACAATAGAAGTACATGATGAAGATAAGCTTCAAACTTCAGAACTCATTGGTTGTGCTCAAGTGAAGTTGAGTGAACTTGAGCCTGGTAACGTGAAGGATGTGTGGTTAAAATTGGTAAAAAATTTGGAGAGTTATAGAGACAATGAAGACCAAGGGAAGGTGCATTTGGAGCTATTATATTGCCCAGATGGTGTTATTAACCcattttcttcaaacttttcaatgacattttTGGAAAAAGTTCCCAAAGATACTTCAGGGGTTGAAAATGGTGATGAAAAAAGAATGATAATTACAAAAGGAGTGCTATGTGTAACAGTAATATCTGCTGAAGATTTACCATCTGCAGATCTAATGGGGAAAGCCGATCCTTTTGTGGTTCTCACTATGAAAAAAACCGGAACCAAAAACAAGACTAGG GTCATAAATGAAGATTTGAATCCAATTTGGAATGAGAGTTTTGAGTTTGTTGTTGAGGAAGGTTTACATGATTTGCTTATTGCTGAAGTATGGGACCATGACACATTTGGGAAG gACTACATGGGGAGATGCATTTTGACACTAACAAGAGTTATATTAGAAGGGGAATATGAAGACAGTATTCAAGTTGAGGGTGCCAAATCGGGAAAACTTAACTTAAATCTCAAATGGTTAGCGCAACCAAATTGA
- the LOC111908375 gene encoding synaptotagmin-5 isoform X1, producing the protein MSFVVGLIIGIAIGFALIIGFVRSENGRSKRRFALATTIAALARMTREDSKKLLTQEYYPSWVVFSQKQKLAWLNAHLTKIWPYVDEAASELIKANVEPILEQYRPIVLSSLTFSKLTLGTVAPQFTGVCVIEDESDGITLELEMNWDGNPSIILDVKTRLGLGLPVQVKDIAFTGVFRLIFKPLVNEFPCFGAVSFSLRKKTKMDFTLKVIGGDISAIPGVADALESTIHDAVEDSITWPVRKVIPILPGDYSDLELKPMGILEVKLVQAHGLTNKDLIGKSDPFAKLYIRPLRSKMKTSKVIDNDLNPVWNEHFEFVVEDISTQHLTVKIYDDDGIQASELIGCGQVKLSELNPGKVKDVWLKLVKDLEIHRDNKDRGKVHLELLYYPHGVGNEFINPFNSTYSMTSLEKVLEDGSGGENGNFVDNQRKMVITRGVLSVTVISAEDLPPADLMGKADPFVVLTMKKTGTKNKTRVVNENLNPIWNQTFDFVVEDGLHDMLIVEVWDHDTFGKDFMGRCILTLTRVILEGEYKDNFQVEGAKSGKLSLNLKWAPQPIFRRS; encoded by the exons ATGTCGTTCGTTGTGGGATTGATAATCGGAATTGCGATTGGGTTTGCATTGATTATTGGATTTGTTCGATCCGAAAATGGTCGATCCAAGCGTCGTTTTGCACTT GCAACAACGATTGCTGCGCTTGCAAGAATGACTCGTGAAGATTCAAAAAAATTGCTCACCCAAGAGTATTACCCTTCGTGGGTTGTTTTCTCACAGAAACAAA AGTTGGCTTGGCTTAATGCTCATCTTACAAAGATCTGGCCTTATGTTGATGAG GCAGCTTCTGAGCTTATAAAGGCTAATGTGGAGCCAATTCTTGAGCAATATAGACCAATTGTACTTTCTTCTTTGACTTTCTCCAAGCTTACTCTTGGCACTGTTGCACCACAATTTACAG GAGTTTGTGTTATTGAAGATGAAAGTGATGGAATAACTTTGGAATTGGAGATGAATTGGGATGGAAACCCAAGTATAATACTTGATGTCAAGACTAGACTTGGTCTAGGATTGCCTGTGCAG GTGAAGGATATAGCATTTACAGGGGTTTTTAGGTTAATTTTCAAGCCACTTGTGAATGAATTTCCTTGCTTTGGAGCTGTGTCATTTTCTTTGAGAAAGAAG ACAAAGATGGATTTTACTCTGAAAGTAATTGGTGGTGACATATCTGCTATTCCtggtgttgctgatgctcttgAG AGTACGATACATGATGCAGTTGAGGATTCGATCACATGGCCTGTTCGAAAAGTTATTCCGATTCTCCCTGGTGATTACAG TGATCTTGAATTAAAGCCCATGGGGATATTGGAGGTGAAACTTGTACAAGCACACGGTTTAACTAATAAAGATTTAATCGGAAAATCAGATCCATTTGCAAAATTATATATACGCCCTTTACGTAGTAAAATGAAAACCAGCAAAGTTATT GATAATGATTTGAATCCAGTTTGgaatgaacattttgagtttgtaGTTGAAGATATTTCCACCCAACATTTGACTGTAAAAATATATGATGATGACGGGATTCAAGCTTCAGAACTCATTGGATGTGGTCAAGTGAAGTTAAGTGAACTTAACCCTGGTAAAGTGAAGGATGTGTGGTTAAAATTGGTAAAAGATTTGGAGATCCATAGAGATAATAAAGATAGAGGAAAG GTGCACTTGGAGTTATTATATTACCCACATGGAGTGGGAAACGAGTTTATCAACCCGTTTAATTCCACGTATTCAATGACATCTTTGGAGAAGGTTCTAGAAGATGGTTCAGGGGGTGAAAATGGTAATTTTGTCGATAACCAAAGAAAAATGGTAATTACAAGAGGAGTGTTATCTGTGACTGTAATATCTGCTGAAGATTTACCACCTGCAGACTTAATGGGGAAAGCCGATCCTTTTGTGGTTCTCACTATGAAAAAAACCGGAACCAAAAACAAAACCAGG GTGGTAAATGAAAATTTGAATCCAATTTGGAATCAGACATTTGACTTTGTTGTTGAAGACGGTTTACACGATATGCTCATTGTGGAAGTATGGGACCATGATACATTTGGGAAG gaTTTCATGGGGAGATGCATTTTGACGCTAACAAGGGTTATATTAGAAGGGGAATATAAAGACAATTTTCAAGTTGAGGGTGCCAAATCTGGAAAACTTAGCTTAAATCTCAAATGGGCACCTCAGCCTATTTTTCGCAGATCTTAG
- the LOC111908375 gene encoding synaptotagmin-5 isoform X2, with protein MEATTIAALARMTREDSKKLLTQEYYPSWVVFSQKQKLAWLNAHLTKIWPYVDEAASELIKANVEPILEQYRPIVLSSLTFSKLTLGTVAPQFTGVCVIEDESDGITLELEMNWDGNPSIILDVKTRLGLGLPVQVKDIAFTGVFRLIFKPLVNEFPCFGAVSFSLRKKTKMDFTLKVIGGDISAIPGVADALESTIHDAVEDSITWPVRKVIPILPGDYSDLELKPMGILEVKLVQAHGLTNKDLIGKSDPFAKLYIRPLRSKMKTSKVIDNDLNPVWNEHFEFVVEDISTQHLTVKIYDDDGIQASELIGCGQVKLSELNPGKVKDVWLKLVKDLEIHRDNKDRGKVHLELLYYPHGVGNEFINPFNSTYSMTSLEKVLEDGSGGENGNFVDNQRKMVITRGVLSVTVISAEDLPPADLMGKADPFVVLTMKKTGTKNKTRVVNENLNPIWNQTFDFVVEDGLHDMLIVEVWDHDTFGKDFMGRCILTLTRVILEGEYKDNFQVEGAKSGKLSLNLKWAPQPIFRRS; from the exons ATGGAGGCAACAACGATTGCTGCGCTTGCAAGAATGACTCGTGAAGATTCAAAAAAATTGCTCACCCAAGAGTATTACCCTTCGTGGGTTGTTTTCTCACAGAAACAAA AGTTGGCTTGGCTTAATGCTCATCTTACAAAGATCTGGCCTTATGTTGATGAG GCAGCTTCTGAGCTTATAAAGGCTAATGTGGAGCCAATTCTTGAGCAATATAGACCAATTGTACTTTCTTCTTTGACTTTCTCCAAGCTTACTCTTGGCACTGTTGCACCACAATTTACAG GAGTTTGTGTTATTGAAGATGAAAGTGATGGAATAACTTTGGAATTGGAGATGAATTGGGATGGAAACCCAAGTATAATACTTGATGTCAAGACTAGACTTGGTCTAGGATTGCCTGTGCAG GTGAAGGATATAGCATTTACAGGGGTTTTTAGGTTAATTTTCAAGCCACTTGTGAATGAATTTCCTTGCTTTGGAGCTGTGTCATTTTCTTTGAGAAAGAAG ACAAAGATGGATTTTACTCTGAAAGTAATTGGTGGTGACATATCTGCTATTCCtggtgttgctgatgctcttgAG AGTACGATACATGATGCAGTTGAGGATTCGATCACATGGCCTGTTCGAAAAGTTATTCCGATTCTCCCTGGTGATTACAG TGATCTTGAATTAAAGCCCATGGGGATATTGGAGGTGAAACTTGTACAAGCACACGGTTTAACTAATAAAGATTTAATCGGAAAATCAGATCCATTTGCAAAATTATATATACGCCCTTTACGTAGTAAAATGAAAACCAGCAAAGTTATT GATAATGATTTGAATCCAGTTTGgaatgaacattttgagtttgtaGTTGAAGATATTTCCACCCAACATTTGACTGTAAAAATATATGATGATGACGGGATTCAAGCTTCAGAACTCATTGGATGTGGTCAAGTGAAGTTAAGTGAACTTAACCCTGGTAAAGTGAAGGATGTGTGGTTAAAATTGGTAAAAGATTTGGAGATCCATAGAGATAATAAAGATAGAGGAAAG GTGCACTTGGAGTTATTATATTACCCACATGGAGTGGGAAACGAGTTTATCAACCCGTTTAATTCCACGTATTCAATGACATCTTTGGAGAAGGTTCTAGAAGATGGTTCAGGGGGTGAAAATGGTAATTTTGTCGATAACCAAAGAAAAATGGTAATTACAAGAGGAGTGTTATCTGTGACTGTAATATCTGCTGAAGATTTACCACCTGCAGACTTAATGGGGAAAGCCGATCCTTTTGTGGTTCTCACTATGAAAAAAACCGGAACCAAAAACAAAACCAGG GTGGTAAATGAAAATTTGAATCCAATTTGGAATCAGACATTTGACTTTGTTGTTGAAGACGGTTTACACGATATGCTCATTGTGGAAGTATGGGACCATGATACATTTGGGAAG gaTTTCATGGGGAGATGCATTTTGACGCTAACAAGGGTTATATTAGAAGGGGAATATAAAGACAATTTTCAAGTTGAGGGTGCCAAATCTGGAAAACTTAGCTTAAATCTCAAATGGGCACCTCAGCCTATTTTTCGCAGATCTTAG
- the LOC111908375 gene encoding synaptotagmin-5 isoform X3 has product MNWDGNPSIILDVKTRLGLGLPVQVKDIAFTGVFRLIFKPLVNEFPCFGAVSFSLRKKTKMDFTLKVIGGDISAIPGVADALESTIHDAVEDSITWPVRKVIPILPGDYSDLELKPMGILEVKLVQAHGLTNKDLIGKSDPFAKLYIRPLRSKMKTSKVIDNDLNPVWNEHFEFVVEDISTQHLTVKIYDDDGIQASELIGCGQVKLSELNPGKVKDVWLKLVKDLEIHRDNKDRGKVHLELLYYPHGVGNEFINPFNSTYSMTSLEKVLEDGSGGENGNFVDNQRKMVITRGVLSVTVISAEDLPPADLMGKADPFVVLTMKKTGTKNKTRVVNENLNPIWNQTFDFVVEDGLHDMLIVEVWDHDTFGKDFMGRCILTLTRVILEGEYKDNFQVEGAKSGKLSLNLKWAPQPIFRRS; this is encoded by the exons ATGAATTGGGATGGAAACCCAAGTATAATACTTGATGTCAAGACTAGACTTGGTCTAGGATTGCCTGTGCAG GTGAAGGATATAGCATTTACAGGGGTTTTTAGGTTAATTTTCAAGCCACTTGTGAATGAATTTCCTTGCTTTGGAGCTGTGTCATTTTCTTTGAGAAAGAAG ACAAAGATGGATTTTACTCTGAAAGTAATTGGTGGTGACATATCTGCTATTCCtggtgttgctgatgctcttgAG AGTACGATACATGATGCAGTTGAGGATTCGATCACATGGCCTGTTCGAAAAGTTATTCCGATTCTCCCTGGTGATTACAG TGATCTTGAATTAAAGCCCATGGGGATATTGGAGGTGAAACTTGTACAAGCACACGGTTTAACTAATAAAGATTTAATCGGAAAATCAGATCCATTTGCAAAATTATATATACGCCCTTTACGTAGTAAAATGAAAACCAGCAAAGTTATT GATAATGATTTGAATCCAGTTTGgaatgaacattttgagtttgtaGTTGAAGATATTTCCACCCAACATTTGACTGTAAAAATATATGATGATGACGGGATTCAAGCTTCAGAACTCATTGGATGTGGTCAAGTGAAGTTAAGTGAACTTAACCCTGGTAAAGTGAAGGATGTGTGGTTAAAATTGGTAAAAGATTTGGAGATCCATAGAGATAATAAAGATAGAGGAAAG GTGCACTTGGAGTTATTATATTACCCACATGGAGTGGGAAACGAGTTTATCAACCCGTTTAATTCCACGTATTCAATGACATCTTTGGAGAAGGTTCTAGAAGATGGTTCAGGGGGTGAAAATGGTAATTTTGTCGATAACCAAAGAAAAATGGTAATTACAAGAGGAGTGTTATCTGTGACTGTAATATCTGCTGAAGATTTACCACCTGCAGACTTAATGGGGAAAGCCGATCCTTTTGTGGTTCTCACTATGAAAAAAACCGGAACCAAAAACAAAACCAGG GTGGTAAATGAAAATTTGAATCCAATTTGGAATCAGACATTTGACTTTGTTGTTGAAGACGGTTTACACGATATGCTCATTGTGGAAGTATGGGACCATGATACATTTGGGAAG gaTTTCATGGGGAGATGCATTTTGACGCTAACAAGGGTTATATTAGAAGGGGAATATAAAGACAATTTTCAAGTTGAGGGTGCCAAATCTGGAAAACTTAGCTTAAATCTCAAATGGGCACCTCAGCCTATTTTTCGCAGATCTTAG